The nucleotide window CTAAATCCTGTGCTTAGGATTGGAGATCAGCTTAGAAAGCTTTCAGAGTCACATAAGCTTTCATATGAAGACGTAGTGGATAGGGTGCGTGGGATCTTTGAGAGGATTGGTATTTATAGTTGGGAAAGAGTGTTGAAAAGTTTTCCGCATCAACTTAGTGGTGGGATGTTACAGAGGGTTGTGATAGCCTTTGTGTTACTTTTAAAGCCTAAGATTGTGATAGCTGATGAGCCAACTACTTCTCTTGATGTAAGCACTCAGAAGGAGATAATAGCGATACTAAGGGAGATAAGGGATAATGAGAATGTGTCTATAATTTTTATAACACACGATCTTTTGCTTGCAAAAGAACTTTGCGATAGAATAGTGATAATGTATTCTGGGTATATTGTTGAGAAGGGTGAGAGTAAGGACATATTTGGTAAACCTTTGCATCCGTACACCAGAGGGTTGATTTCTTCAGTTCCGACTGTGAATGTAAAACCATCGCAACTTTCATATATTCCTGGTAGGGTGCCTCACTTTCTAGAACTTGGGCTAGGGTGTCCGTTTGCAGAAAGATGTGGTATTTCTGAGGAGATATGCTTTAAGGAGTTACCGTCCATGAGGTTTGTGGGGAATTCTGAGGTTCGTTGTTTTCTAGCCGAGAAAAGTTTAGTCAGTAAGTAAGTTTTTGTAAAGCTCTTTGTTTATCTCGGAAAGTTGTTTCTTTATCT belongs to Brevinematia bacterium and includes:
- a CDS encoding ABC transporter ATP-binding protein — translated: MRKTRDLLEVEEVEIIHKKSGRSIVREISFGLREGEILGIVGESGSGKSITMHSILGILPDSLEARGSVFFEGEDILDEKVVRRVRGTKIAMIFQDPLNALNPVLRIGDQLRKLSESHKLSYEDVVDRVRGIFERIGIYSWERVLKSFPHQLSGGMLQRVVIAFVLLLKPKIVIADEPTTSLDVSTQKEIIAILREIRDNENVSIIFITHDLLLAKELCDRIVIMYSGYIVEKGESKDIFGKPLHPYTRGLISSVPTVNVKPSQLSYIPGRVPHFLELGLGCPFAERCGISEEICFKELPSMRFVGNSEVRCFLAEKSLVSK